The region TAACTACATAAACATCATTTGCCCCAGGTTGCAAAACCTCTTTAATTTTACCTATTTTTACTCCTTCAACATTATAAACTTCAAGTCCTACTATCTGAAAAATAAAGTAAGTATCCTCAGGTAACTCAACTGCCTCACTCTCATGTATTAAAACAAATTTGTTTTTAAAACTAAGAACGTCATTAATATTATCATAATCCCTAAATTTTAGTATTACAAATTTCTTCTTATACCATACTTTTTCTATCTCTACTTCAGTATTATTATCACCTATAAAAACACTATTTAAATCTTCAAATCTTGTCATATCATCAGTAAGTGGTAGAACTTTAACTTCTCCTTTAATACCATGGGTATTTATTATCTTTCCTACTTGTATATATTCAGACATATCTATACTCCCTTTTAATTAAACTATAATACTCAAAATTATATAATAAAGGGATTAGAAAGACTAATCCCTTTATTGTAAAATTTCAACAATAACTCTTTTATTTTCTTTTGTAGCTGCGGCCTTCACAACAGTTCTTATAGCCTTAGCTATTCTACCTTGTTTACCAATTATTTTACCCATATCTTCTGGGGCTACCTTTAACTCTATTATAATTGATTGGCTTCCTTCTACTTCATTCACACTAACTTCCTCTGGATAATCTACTAGGGCTTTAGCTATCATTTCTACTAACTCGCCCATATTATTTCACCCCCCAAAAGGTTTTATTCAGCACTTTTTAATTCTTCTTTCTTCTCATATACTCCATGCTTTTTAAATAAATCATTAACAGTATCAGTTGGTTTTGCACCATTACCTAGCCATTTAACAGCTTTTTCAACATCAATTTTAACTTGCTTTGGCTCTGATACTGGATTATAGTATCCAATCTCTTCAATAAACTTACCATCTCTTGGAGAACGAGAATCTGCTACTACTATTCTGTAGAAAGGCTTTTTCTTAGCTCCCATTCTTCTTAATCTGATTTTTACTGCCATGCTCTCACCTCCTTCAAAATATCTTATCTATTGGAAAAATGGAAAATTGAATTTACCTCTTTTTTTCATTGTTTTTTCCATTTTGCCTAGTTTTTTAAGCATTTTTTTAGTCTCATTAAATTGTTTTAGCAGTCTATTAACTTGTTGTATACTAGTTCCACTACCTTTAGCTATTCTCTTCCTTCTACTTCCATCTATAATAGAAGGATTTAATCTCTCTTCTTTTGTCATCGACTGTATAATTGCTTCTATATGAACTAATTCTTTATCATCAACATTTAGCTTTTTAAGCTGCTTTGAATTTACCCCAGGAACCATTTCTAATATCTGACTTAATGGTCCCATCTTTTTCATTTGTTGTAATTGGTCTAAAAAGTCCTCAAAAGTAAATTCTTGTTTTCTTAGCTTTTGTTCTAATTCTAAAGCCTTCTTAGTATCAAAATTTTCTTGAGCTTTTTCTATAAGGCTTAATACATCTCCCATACCTAATATTCTTGATGCCATCCTAT is a window of Caldisalinibacter kiritimatiensis DNA encoding:
- the rimM gene encoding ribosome maturation factor RimM (Essential for efficient processing of 16S rRNA), which produces MSEYIQVGKIINTHGIKGEVKVLPLTDDMTRFEDLNSVFIGDNNTEVEIEKVWYKKKFVILKFRDYDNINDVLSFKNKFVLIHESEAVELPEDTYFIFQIVGLEVYNVEGVKIGKIKEVLQPGANDVYVVKDGSKEYLLPAIKEVVKEIDLEQKKMIIDPLEGMIE
- a CDS encoding KH domain-containing protein, with the protein product MGELVEMIAKALVDYPEEVSVNEVEGSQSIIIELKVAPEDMGKIIGKQGRIAKAIRTVVKAAATKENKRVIVEILQ
- the rpsP gene encoding 30S ribosomal protein S16, with the protein product MAVKIRLRRMGAKKKPFYRIVVADSRSPRDGKFIEEIGYYNPVSEPKQVKIDVEKAVKWLGNGAKPTDTVNDLFKKHGVYEKKEELKSAE